In Kogia breviceps isolate mKogBre1 chromosome 9, mKogBre1 haplotype 1, whole genome shotgun sequence, a single window of DNA contains:
- the CLCN1 gene encoding chloride channel protein 1 isoform X2: protein MEPSGSPRHGAEPSWWGSAPQYQYMSFEHCTSYGLPYKSGSLQHRLRRDAGPHPNAGPTQIHGHHKEQFSDEDQDTGMPETMDSSASTDHKDEDHYSKCQGCIHRLGLVVRRKLGEDWIFLLLLGLLMALVSWCMDYVSAKTLQAYKWTYYQMQPNLPLQFLVWVTFPLILILFSALFCHLISPQAVGSGIPEMKTILRGVVLKEYLTLKAFVAKVVALTAGLGSGIPVGKEGPFVHIASICAAVLSKFMSVLCGMYETVPGQLDLLVSACAVGVGCCFAAPVGGVLFSIEVTSTYFAVRNYWRGFFAATFSAFVFRVLAVWNKDAVTITALFRTNFRMDFPFDLQELPAFAAIGICCGFLGAVFVYLHRQVMLGVRKHKALSQFLAKHRLLYPGIVTFVIASFTFPPGMGQYMAGELMPREAISTLFDNSTWVKHVGDPESLGQSAVWIHPEVNVVIIITLFFIMKFWMSIVATTMPIPCGGFMPVFVLGAAFGRLVGEIMAMLFPDGILFDDIIYKILPGGYAVIGAAALTGAVSHTVSTAVICFELTGQIAHILPMMVAVILANMVAQSLQPSLYDSIIQVKKLPYLPDLGWNQLSKFTVFVEDIMVRDVKFVSASCTYGELQNLLQTTTVKTLPLVDSEDSMILLGSVERSELQSLLQRHLCPERRLQLAQDMARKLSELPFDGKVRQAGEGRRGVWPQGRPESFAFVDEDEDEDLCAKPELPPLPPPHPFPTAPLPPEEPNGPLPGHKQQLEAPELEGQRPSIFQSLLRCLLGRARPTKKKMTQDSEDLVDTMSPEEVEAWTREQLSQPVCFDSCCIDQSPFQLVEHTSLHKTHTLFSLLGLHLVYVTSMGKLRGVLALEELQKAIEGHATSGVQLRPPLASFRSTSSTRKTPGGPLPPAEAWSLPQDGGGAPGAGDGAPASPEPPVSWAPAKAESELEELELAGAPGPEEELADILQGPSLRSTDDEDEDELVL from the exons ATGGAGCCATCTGGGTCCCCGCGGCATGGGGCCGAGCCCAGCTGGTGGGGTAGCGCCCCCCAGTACCAGTACATGTCCTTTGAACACTGCACCAGCTACGGACTGCCCTACAAGAGCGGGAGcctgcagcacaggctccggagggaCGCGGGCCCCCATCCCAACGCCGGCCCCACACAG ATCCATGGCCATCACAAAGAGCAGTTCTCAGACGAGGATCAGGACACGGGGATGCCCGAGACGATGGACTCCAGTGCTTCCACGGACCACAAGGATGAGGATCACTATTCTAAATGTCAAG GTTGTATCCACCGTCTGGGACTCGTGGTGAGAAGAAAATTAGGGGAAGACTGGATCTTTCTGCTGCTTCTGGGGCTGCTTATGGCTCTGGTTAGCTGGTGCATGGATTATGTCAGTGCCAAAACCCTTCAGG CCTACAAGTGGACCTACTACCAGATGCAGCCTAACCTGCCTCTGCAGTTCCTGGTCTGGGTCACCTTCCCACTCATCCTCATCCTCTTCAGTGCCCTCTTCTGCCACCTCATCTCTCCCCAGGCTGTCG GCTCTGGAATCCCTGAAATGAAGACAATACTTCGCGGTGTTGTCCTGAAGGAATATCTCACCCTCAAGGCCTTCGTGGCCAAGGTTGTGGCCCTGACTGCGGGGCTGGGCAGTGGCATCCCTGTGGGGAAAGAG GGCCCTTTTGTCCACATTGCCAGCATCTGCGCCGCTGTCCTCAGCAAGTTCATGTCCGTGCTCTGTGGGATGTACGAG ACTGTGCCTGGGCAGCTTGATCTCCTGGTGTCGGCCTGCGCAGTGGGCGTGGGGTGCTGCTTTGCAGCCCCTGTCGGAG GAGTGCTGTTTAGCATCGAGGTCACCTCTACCTACTTCGCCGTGAGGAACTACTGGCGAGGATTCTTTGCAGCCACGTTCAGCGCCTTTGTTTTCCGAGTGCTGGCCGTGTGGAACAAGGATGCTG TCACCATCACAGCTCTCTTCAGAACCAATTTCCGAATGGATTTCCCCTTTGACCTGCAGGAACTCCCAGCCTTTGCAGCCATTGG GATTTGCTGTGGGTTCCTGGGAGCTGTATTTGTGTACCTGCATCGCCAAGTCATGCTCGGTGTCCGAAAGCACAAGGCCCTCAGCCAGTTTCTGGCTAAGCA ccGCCTGCTCTATCCTGGAATTGTTACCTTTGTCATCGCCTCCTTCACCTTTCCACCAGGAATGGGACAATACATGGCTGGAGAG TTGATGCCTCGTGAAGCCATCAGCACCCTGTTTGACAACAGCACGTGGGTAAAGCACGTGGGCGACCCCGAAAGCCTGGGCCAGTCAGCTGTGTGGATTCACCCAGAGGTCAATGTGGTCATCATCATCACCCTCTTCTTCATCATGAAG TTCTGGATGTCCATCGTGGCCACCACTATGCCCATACCCTGCGGAGGCTTCATGCCTGTGTTTGTGCTCG GAGCTGCATTTGGAAGGCTGGTAGGAGAGATCATGGCCATGCTTTTCCCAGATGGTATCTTATTCGACGACATCATCTACAAGATCCTACCTGGGGGCTACGCAGTAATTG GAGCAGCAGCGCTGACTGGTGCAGTATCCCACACAGTCTCCACAGCCGTGATTTGCTTCGAACTAACGGGTCAGATCGCTCACATCCTACCCATGATGGTGGCTGTTATCTTGGCCAACATGGTGGCTCAGAGCCTGCAGCCCTCCCTTTACGACAGCATCATCCAGGTCAAGAAGCTACCCTACTTGCCTGACCTTGGTTGGAACCAGCTCAG CAAATTTACAGTCTTTGTCGAGGACATCATGGTACGGGACGTGAAGTTTGTTTCAGCTTCTTGCACTTATGGGGAGTTGCAAAACTTGCTCCAGACCACCACAGTCAAGACTTTACCACTGGTCGATTCAGAAG ATTCAATGATCCTGCTGGGCTCCGTGGAGCGGTCAGAACTGCAGTCCCTTTTGCAGCGTCACCTGTGTCCTGAGCGGAGGCTGCAGTTAGCCCAGGACATGGCAAGGAAGTTGTCAGAGCTGCCCTTCGATGGGAAGGTGCggcaggctggggaggggcgCCGTGGCGTCTGGCCCCAGGGTCGACCTGAGTCTTTTGCCTTCGTGGATGAGGATGAAGATGAGGACCTCTGTGCGAAGCCCGAG cttcctcctcttcctcctcctcaccccttTCCAACTGCTCCACTGCCCCCCGAAGAGCCCAATGGGCCCCTGCCCGGCCACAAACAGCAGTTGGAAGCACCAGAGCTTGAAG GTCAAAGACCCTCCATCTTTCAGTCCCTGCTGCGCTGCTTGCTGGGCAGAGCTCGccccacaaagaagaaaatgacccAG GATTCAGAGGATTTAGTGGATACCATGTCACCTGAAGAG GTTGAGGCCTGGACGCGAGAGCAGCTGAGCCAGCCTGTCTGTTTTGACTCTTGCTGTATCGACCAGTCCCCCTTCCAGCTGGTGGAGCACACGTCGCTGCACAAG ACTCACACGCTCTTCTCCCTGCTCGGCCTCCACCTTGTGTACGTGACCAGCATGGGGAAGCTCAGGGGGGTGCTGGCCTTGGAGGAG CTGCAGAAGGCCATTGAGGGGCACGCCACGTCTGGGGTGCAGCTCCGCCCTCCCCTTGCCAGCTTCCGGAGTACCAGCTCCACTCGGAAAACTCCTGGGGGCCCACTCCCTCCTGCAGAGGCCTGGAGCCTGCCTCAGGATGGAGGTGGGGCCCCTGGGGCAGGGGATGGGGCTCCCGCCTCCCCAGAGCCCCCTGTCTCCTGGGCTCCGGCCAAGGCCGAGAGTGAGCTGGAGGAACTGGAGCTGGCGGGGGCCCCGGGGCCGGAGGAGGAGCTGGCCGACATCTTGCAGGGCCCCAGTCTGCGGTCCACCGATGACGAGGATGAGGACGAGCTGGTGCTCTGA